The window GCGGCTGGGTCGCCTGCGCCATTTCCTGCGGCGGGGCAGCGTTGATCGCGTGCAGCGATAGCACGGCGATCGCAACGCCTGCCACCACCAGCGAGGAGGCGATCAGCACGTCGTTCCGTAGCCTGGTTCGATCCGCAGCCATCTCGCTCACCCACGCATTGTCAGCGAGGTCAACGATCCGGCCACCGCATGGTTCCTGAGCAGAGCCTGCGGGAACCTCGCCTCAATCCGTGGTGCTGATTTCCCAGGTCACGTGCCGCACGCCGGGCTGATGCTGCAGGTCGACCACCACGGCATTCAGCTCGTTGGGGTCGACCGCGGTCGAGACCAGCGTCGCCACGATCTCCAGGAAGTCGTCGCCGGCCTCGACCACGTTGACATCGGCGACCGGATAGTTCGCGGCCTCGAGCTTCTCGACCAGGCGGTCGCGCATGTCGGGCAATGCCTCCGGAGTCACCGCGAGCTTGAAGTAGTAGGTCGCCTCCGAAGCCTTCTCGTTCAGCGGGATGCGGTTGATGGCGTTGACCAGCGGGCGCAGCAGCGTGTTGCCGGCGATCACGAACACGGTCAACGCCGCCGCCTGCGCCACCAGGTCGGCGCCGGCGCAGGAGCCGACCGCGGCCGAGGCCCACAGCGTCGCCGCGGTGTTGAGGCCGCGCACGTCCATGCCCTGCTTCATGATGACGCCGGCGCCGAGGAAACCGATCCCCGACACCACATAGGCGATTACCCGCACCGCGCCATCGGCACCCGCCAGATGCATCGCGAGATCGACGAAGGCGGCCGCGCCGACCGCGACCAGCACATTGGTGCGCAACCCCGCGGTGCGCTGCCGGTACTGCCGCTCGGCCCCGATCAGCGTGCCCAGCACAAAAGCTGACGTCAGGCTGACCAGCGTGTCGATGAAGTCGGCGAGCTGGAATGTCGTGAGAAATCGCATGGCGCTGCCGATTCTTCCTCGCCCGAGAACGATGCAGCGATCTCTTACATTTCCAGGATGCCCGCGTCACCATCTTCCGTGCCGTAGGCGAGCAACGTGCCCTTGGCATTCCATCCCAGCGCCGACACCGCGGTACCGGCGTTCCGGCGCACCAGGATCTCGGCGCCGTCCTCGAGCCGGACCATCAGCACAGTACCGTCGGCGTAGCCGACCGCCATGATGTCGTTCTTCGGATGGCAGGCAACCACCGCGACCCGCGCCGGCATCGGCGCCAGCATCGCCGGCTCCTTGCCCATCGGACCGTCCTTGCTGGTGAACGGCCAGACGATCACGGCATCGGCGCCCGAGGTCGCGAGCCCCTTGCCGCCGGCGCTCCACGACATCGAACGCACGCGGCCGGGATAACCGCTCATCCGCATGTGCCTGTTATCGGCGAGCCGCCAGCCATGCATCGCGGCCTCGTGCATCGCCGTGACAAGAAACTTGTTGTCCGGGCTGAAAGAGACCGCGAGGTGCGAGCCGGCCCATTCCAGGAATTCCGGATTGGCCGCCATGTTGGGAAACCACAAGGTCACGCCGTTGTAATGCGCGATCGCAAGCCGCAGGCCCTTCGGCGCGAACGCCAGCCCGCCGACGGTCGACGGCACCTCGAAGGTTTTCTCTTCGCCCTTGGGATTGCGCACGAACGCGGTCTTGCCCGCCGACCACGCCACGGTGCCGTCGCTGTGCAGCGCGACGTTGTCGATCCAGCGCCGCTTGGCGTCGGTCGCAATCGTCGAGGTCTCGCCCTTGGCGTCGATCGCGATCAGCTTGCCGTCGTCACCGCCGGTGACGAGCCGCTTGCCGTCGGAGGCCGCACACAGGATGGCGCCGAAATGCGTCTCTGTCCGCGTGGTCTCGCCGTCGGCGGTCGCGATCACGACACTCTCCTCGGCACCGACGAAGAACGCGCGGTCGCCGAGGAAATGAACCGAACCGACTGCCGCGCCGAGCGGAAGCTGCTTGACGCGGTCGGTGATCGAAACGATGGAAGAAGGGGCCTCGCCCGGATCGAACTCTTTCATCACGTGGTGATGCACTGCTCGAAGCCGTCGCGGATCGCCTGCTCCGGCAATTCGCGACCGATGAACACGACGCGGCTTTCGCGCTTCTCGCCGTCCTTCCACTTCTGCTGATGGTCGCCCTCCAGCATCATGTGGACGCCCTGGAACACGTAGCGGTCGTCATCGCCGGTGAAGGCGAGGATGCCCTTCGAACGCAGGATCTTCTGGCCCTCGGTGGCGACGAGGTTCTGCAGCCAGGGCATGAACTTGGTCGGATCGAGCGGCTTCTCCGAGCGCAGCGACAGCGACTGCATGTCCTCGTCGTGATAGTGCTTCAGCCCGCCATGGCCGTGATCGTGGTGATCATGGTCATGACCGTGGTCGTGATGGTGATGATCATGGTTGTGACCGTCGCCGGCCTCGAGGAAATCCGGCTCGATCTCCAGGATGCGGTCGAGGTCGAACGCGCCGCGCTCCAGCACATCCGATAGTCCGACCTGGCAACGCTCGGTGCGGTGCAGCTTGGCATAGGGATTGATGCCGCGGATGCGGGCCTCGACCTCGGCGAGCTCAGCCTTCGAGACCAGGTCGGTCTTGTTCAGCACGATGACGTCGGCGAACGCGATCTGGTTCTTGGCTTCCGGCGCGTCCTTGAGGCGATCACTCAGCCATTTGGCGTCGGCGACAGTCACGACGGCGTCGAGCCGGGCGTTCTTCTGCACGTCCTCGTCGACGAAGAAGGTCTGCGCGACCGGTGCCGGATCGGCGAGGCCCGTGGTCTCGACGATGATGGCGTCGAACTTGCCCTTGCGCTTCATCAACCCGTCCATGATACGGACGAGGTCGCCGCGCACCGTGCAGCAGACGCAGCCATTGTTCATCTCGAAGACTTCCTCATCGGCGCCGATGATGAGGTCGTTGTCGATGCCGATCTCGCCGAATTCGTTGACGATGACGGCGTATTTCTTGCCGTGGTTTTCCGACAGGATGCGGTTCAAGAGCGTGGTCTTGCCGGCGCCGAGATAGCCCGTCAGCACGGTCACTGGAATTTTTTGCGAAGCTTCAGCCATAACAACTCCGAATTGGGGCCGCGCTCAATCCCGGCAGGGAGGCCCCTGCCCCTAGTTGGCGAGCGCGCTGGTCAGGGCCTTTATATTGTGCCTGACCATATCAATGTAAGTGGGTGCCTGGCCCTTTTCGGCCGTCAAACTGTCCGAATACAGGGTCCCGCCGACGCTGGCGCCGGTCTCGGCCGCGACCCGCTCGATCAGGCGAGGATCGCTGATATTTTCGAGAAAAACTGCCGGAATCTTCGCAACCTTGATCTGGGCGATGATGGCGGCGATATCGCGTGCGCTGGGCTCGGAATCGGTCGAGACGCTGAGCGGCGAGAAAAACGTAATTCCGTAGGCGTCGGCGAAATAGCCGAAGGCGTCGTGGGTCGAGATCACCTTGCGCCGCGCGTCCGGTATTTTCGCCACCGCCTCGTGCACCTCGCGGTCGAGCGCTTCCAGCCTCGCCAGATAGGCGTCGGCATTGGCCTTGAAGACGCCGGCACGGTCGGGAGCAGCGGCGATCAGCCCGTCGCGAATATTGACGACGTAGATCTTCGCATTGGCCACCGATTGCCAGGCATGCGGATCGTCATGGCCGCCCATCTTGCGCGGCATGATCCCCTTGGTTGCCACCGCGACCGGCGCCTTGCTGCCGGAGGCCTGCAGCAGCCGCGGCAACCAGCCCTCGAAGCCGAGGCCGTTGATGACCAGCAGCCTGGCGTCGGCGACCTTCTTGGCGTCCGCCGGCGTCGGCGCATAGACATGCGCGTCGCCGTCGGGCCCGACCAGCGCCATCACGTCGACACTGTTGCCGCCGACATTGCGCACCATGTCGGCGAGGATCGAGAAGCTCGCAACGACATGGATGCGCTCCTCGGCGCGCGCCGCGCCGCTCGCCAGCATCAGTGCCAGACCGATCAATCCAACCAATCGCCGCATCGTCCTCACGCCTCGAGATGGCGGCCGGGAAACAGCTGCCGCACCAGGCCGCTGACATTGCCGAACAGCAGCGACACAATATAGAGCCCCGCCGCAACCAGGATGATCGCGGGGCCGGAGGGAATCCGGGTCTGGTACGACAACACGAGCCCGGCATAGCCCGACACAATCGCGCTCGCGGCCGCGATGCAGATCATGGTGGTGACGTCGCGCGACCAGAATCGCGCAATGCCGGCGGGCAGGATCATCAGCCCGACGCCGAGCAGCGTGCCGAGCGCGTGGAAGCCGTTGACGAGATTGACCACGACCAGCGCGAGGAAGGCGAGATGCGCCGGCGCGCCGGCCCGGCTCACGGTGCGCAGGAACACCGGATCGACGCATTCGATCACCAGCGGACGATAGATCACCGCGAGCACCAAGAGCGTGATGGTGGCGTTGAAGGCGATCACCAGCAGGGTCTGGTCGTCCATCGCCAGGATGTTGCCGAACAGCACGTGCAGCAGGTCGATATTGGTGCCCTTGATGGAGACGATGGTGACGCCGAGCGCGAGCGAGACCAGGTAGAAGGTCGCGAGCGAAGCATCCTCCTTCAGCTCGGTGGTGCGGGCAACGAGGCCCGCGAGCAACGCCACCGCAAAGCCCGCGATCAGGCCGCCGGTCGTCATCGCGAACAGATTGAGCCCGGACAGCAGGAAGCCGATCGCAGCCCCCGGCAGGATCGCATGCGCCATGGCGTCGCCGACCAGGCTCATCCGCCGCAGCATCAGGAACACGCCGATCGGCGCGC of the Bradyrhizobium quebecense genome contains:
- a CDS encoding MgtC/SapB family protein — its product is MRFLTTFQLADFIDTLVSLTSAFVLGTLIGAERQYRQRTAGLRTNVLVAVGAAAFVDLAMHLAGADGAVRVIAYVVSGIGFLGAGVIMKQGMDVRGLNTAATLWASAAVGSCAGADLVAQAAALTVFVIAGNTLLRPLVNAINRIPLNEKASEATYYFKLAVTPEALPDMRDRLVEKLEAANYPVADVNVVEAGDDFLEIVATLVSTAVDPNELNAVVVDLQHQPGVRHVTWEISTTD
- a CDS encoding WD40 repeat domain-containing protein, giving the protein MKEFDPGEAPSSIVSITDRVKQLPLGAAVGSVHFLGDRAFFVGAEESVVIATADGETTRTETHFGAILCAASDGKRLVTGGDDGKLIAIDAKGETSTIATDAKRRWIDNVALHSDGTVAWSAGKTAFVRNPKGEEKTFEVPSTVGGLAFAPKGLRLAIAHYNGVTLWFPNMAANPEFLEWAGSHLAVSFSPDNKFLVTAMHEAAMHGWRLADNRHMRMSGYPGRVRSMSWSAGGKGLATSGADAVIVWPFTSKDGPMGKEPAMLAPMPARVAVVACHPKNDIMAVGYADGTVLMVRLEDGAEILVRRNAGTAVSALGWNAKGTLLAYGTEDGDAGILEM
- a CDS encoding CobW family GTP-binding protein, encoding MAEASQKIPVTVLTGYLGAGKTTLLNRILSENHGKKYAVIVNEFGEIGIDNDLIIGADEEVFEMNNGCVCCTVRGDLVRIMDGLMKRKGKFDAIIVETTGLADPAPVAQTFFVDEDVQKNARLDAVVTVADAKWLSDRLKDAPEAKNQIAFADVIVLNKTDLVSKAELAEVEARIRGINPYAKLHRTERCQVGLSDVLERGAFDLDRILEIEPDFLEAGDGHNHDHHHHDHGHDHDHHDHGHGGLKHYHDEDMQSLSLRSEKPLDPTKFMPWLQNLVATEGQKILRSKGILAFTGDDDRYVFQGVHMMLEGDHQQKWKDGEKRESRVVFIGRELPEQAIRDGFEQCITT
- a CDS encoding metal ABC transporter substrate-binding protein, which encodes MRRLVGLIGLALMLASGAARAEERIHVVASFSILADMVRNVGGNSVDVMALVGPDGDAHVYAPTPADAKKVADARLLVINGLGFEGWLPRLLQASGSKAPVAVATKGIMPRKMGGHDDPHAWQSVANAKIYVVNIRDGLIAAAPDRAGVFKANADAYLARLEALDREVHEAVAKIPDARRKVISTHDAFGYFADAYGITFFSPLSVSTDSEPSARDIAAIIAQIKVAKIPAVFLENISDPRLIERVAAETGASVGGTLYSDSLTAEKGQAPTYIDMVRHNIKALTSALAN
- a CDS encoding metal ABC transporter permease — protein: MLTDALITPFTEFEFMRRALAAVIALSLGGAPIGVFLMLRRMSLVGDAMAHAILPGAAIGFLLSGLNLFAMTTGGLIAGFAVALLAGLVARTTELKEDASLATFYLVSLALGVTIVSIKGTNIDLLHVLFGNILAMDDQTLLVIAFNATITLLVLAVIYRPLVIECVDPVFLRTVSRAGAPAHLAFLALVVVNLVNGFHALGTLLGVGLMILPAGIARFWSRDVTTMICIAAASAIVSGYAGLVLSYQTRIPSGPAIILVAAGLYIVSLLFGNVSGLVRQLFPGRHLEA